The genomic interval GGCATCCCGATGGTGACGACGCTCTCCGGGGCCCTGGCTCTCGCCCGAGCCATCCGGGCCCTCCGAGAAGAACGGGTGCACGTGAAATCGCTGCAAGAAAGGTTGCAGGCCTGGGGGAGAGCGCCCTGGCTCGGGCCCGTCGAGGAGAGCACTTGAGACGGTGTGCCCTCGCCGTGCTCATGCTGCTCGCGGCGGCCGGAGCTTGTGGCAGCAGCGCGCCGCCCCCCACACCGCCGCCGGCCCCGGACGGGGCTCGCGCCTTCCAACATCTGGAAGCACAGGTTGCTTGCGGCCCGCGGGTGCCGGGAAGCGCGGCCGCCGCCTGCTGCCGCCGCTACATCCTGGCGCACCTCGAGCGCCGGGCGGAGAAGCTCGGCCTGCAGGAGTTCCGCCTCGCCGATCCGTACGGCACCGATTCGCTGCAACTCGTCAACATCCTGGCGCATTTCCATCCCGAGCGCCCGGCGCGCGTTCTCCTCGCCGCACACTACGACTCGCGCCCCCGCGCCGATCGCGACAGCGGCGCGGCACAGTCGCTGCCCGTGCCCGGTGCCAACGACGGCGCCAGCGGTGTGGCGGTGCTCCTCGAAGTGGCCGAAGCCCTCGGGAGCTGGGATCCGGGAGTCGGCGTCGACCTCGTCTTCTTCGACGGCGAGGACTACGGCAAAGAGGGAGAGGTGCAGCACTATCTGCTCGGCTCCCGCCATTTCGCCGCCACCATGGGCGCGTACCGGCCCCGCGCCATGCTGCTCCTCGACATGGTGGGAGACGCGGACCTGCACATTCGCATGGAGGAGAACTCGCTGCGAGCGGCGCCGGCGTTGACACGCCTGGTCTTCGCCGTGGCCGAATCCTTGGGAGCGAAGTCATTCGTCTCCGCTCCCGGCCCTGCCGTCTACGACGACCACATGCACTTCCTGCTCCAGCGCATCCCGGCAGTCGACCTCATCGATCTCGATTACCCCGCCTGGCACACGACGCGCGACCTGCCGGCGGCATGCAGCCCGGCGAGCTTGGAGGAGGTGGCGCGGGTGGTGCTGCACGTCCTGCAGCGCCTGGGACGCGGTTCTGGAGCCTGAGGGAGGGGGGGGCTTGCCAGGCCAGGCCCGATGGGCTTAAGGTGACCGGGGTTGAGTGGGTTCGCGGACCCACTTTTTTTTGGCATCAGAGGAGGCCCATGGCGGCTACGCTCCCCTCCGGGCTCCTCGAACGCATCGAGCACGAGCTTGCGTCTCTCGGCTTCGAGTGCATCGAAGT from Candidatus Krumholzibacteriia bacterium carries:
- a CDS encoding M28 family peptidase — its product is MRRCALAVLMLLAAAGACGSSAPPPTPPPAPDGARAFQHLEAQVACGPRVPGSAAAACCRRYILAHLERRAEKLGLQEFRLADPYGTDSLQLVNILAHFHPERPARVLLAAHYDSRPRADRDSGAAQSLPVPGANDGASGVAVLLEVAEALGSWDPGVGVDLVFFDGEDYGKEGEVQHYLLGSRHFAATMGAYRPRAMLLLDMVGDADLHIRMEENSLRAAPALTRLVFAVAESLGAKSFVSAPGPAVYDDHMHFLLQRIPAVDLIDLDYPAWHTTRDLPAACSPASLEEVARVVLHVLQRLGRGSGA